The proteins below are encoded in one region of Amycolatopsis magusensis:
- a CDS encoding MFS transporter — MSPHEHAPPRAGRREWLGLATLALPTLLIALDMNVLGLAVPALSADLRPTGTQLLWINDIYGFLIAGFLITMGTLGDRIGRRKLLLIGGAAFGVASAVAAFSVSAEMLILARAALGIAGATLMPSTMSLIRNLFHDPAQRTVAISVWMTSFTAGSALGPLLGAVLLENFWWGSVFLLGVPVMLLLLVFGPLLLPESRNDGAGRVDLASVALSLSGMLATVYGLKKFAETGFDWTAVLAFAGGLALGYTFLRRQRTLDEPLLDLGLFAHRGFTASITVQTLAVFGIAGGFFFVAQYLQLVLGLSPLEAGLWTVPSTVAGVAGTMLAPAIVRRVRAAHVLGGGLVLAVAGFVLLTFTGPDSGIGAVVAGFGLLSFGFGPAMTVTADLIMGSAPPERTGAASALSETGSELGMALGIALLGSIGTAVYRVGVTEGTPAGVPPELATVAHDTLGGAVTVAAELPAGTADQLLTAARAAFTDGFHVNSWISAALTACLAVLAVVLLRPVTEPAAPERTRVH; from the coding sequence ATGAGCCCACACGAGCACGCCCCGCCCCGAGCGGGCAGGCGGGAATGGCTGGGGCTGGCCACCCTCGCCCTGCCCACGCTGCTGATCGCACTGGACATGAACGTCCTCGGGCTGGCCGTCCCGGCGCTGAGCGCGGACCTGCGGCCCACCGGCACCCAGTTGCTGTGGATCAACGACATCTACGGCTTCCTGATCGCCGGGTTCCTGATCACCATGGGCACGCTCGGCGACCGGATCGGGCGGCGCAAGCTGCTGCTGATCGGCGGCGCCGCGTTCGGCGTGGCCTCGGCGGTGGCGGCCTTCTCCGTCAGCGCGGAGATGCTGATCCTCGCGCGGGCCGCGCTCGGCATCGCCGGGGCCACCCTGATGCCCTCGACCATGTCGCTGATCCGCAACCTCTTCCACGACCCCGCGCAGCGCACCGTCGCCATCTCGGTGTGGATGACCAGTTTCACCGCGGGCAGCGCGCTCGGCCCGCTGCTCGGCGCGGTCCTGCTGGAGAACTTCTGGTGGGGCTCGGTGTTCCTGCTCGGCGTACCGGTCATGCTGCTCCTGCTGGTCTTCGGCCCGCTGCTGTTGCCCGAAAGCCGCAACGACGGCGCCGGCCGGGTGGACCTCGCCAGCGTCGCGCTGTCGCTGAGCGGCATGCTGGCCACCGTCTACGGGCTGAAGAAGTTCGCCGAGACCGGGTTCGACTGGACCGCCGTGCTCGCCTTCGCCGGCGGGCTGGCGCTCGGCTACACCTTCCTGCGCCGTCAGCGCACCTTGGACGAACCGTTGCTGGACCTCGGCCTGTTCGCCCACCGTGGCTTCACCGCCTCGATCACCGTGCAGACGCTGGCGGTGTTCGGCATCGCCGGCGGGTTCTTCTTCGTGGCCCAGTACCTGCAACTGGTGCTCGGGCTGTCCCCGCTGGAGGCCGGGCTGTGGACGGTTCCGTCCACAGTGGCCGGTGTGGCCGGCACCATGCTGGCCCCGGCCATCGTCCGCCGCGTCCGCGCCGCCCACGTGCTCGGCGGCGGCCTGGTCCTCGCGGTGGCCGGATTCGTGCTGCTCACCTTCACCGGGCCCGACTCGGGCATCGGTGCCGTGGTCGCCGGGTTCGGCCTGCTGTCCTTCGGGTTCGGCCCCGCGATGACCGTCACCGCCGACCTGATCATGGGTTCCGCGCCACCCGAGCGCACCGGCGCCGCCTCCGCGCTGTCCGAGACCGGCAGCGAACTCGGCATGGCACTGGGTATCGCGCTGCTCGGCAGCATCGGCACCGCGGTCTACCGGGTCGGCGTCACCGAAGGCACCCCGGCGGGGGTCCCGCCCGAACTGGCCACCGTCGCGCACGACACCCTCGGCGGCGCGGTCACCGTGGCCGCCGAACTGCCCGCAGGCACCGCTGATCAGCTGCTCACCGCCGCCAGGGCGGCGTTCACCGACGGCTTCCACGTCAACTCCTGGATCAGCGCCGCGCTCACCGCCTGCCTGGCCGTCCTCGCCGTCGTCCTGCTCCGGCCCGTCACCGAACCGGCCGCACCCGAGCGAACCCGTGTCCACTGA
- a CDS encoding TetR/AcrR family transcriptional regulator C-terminal domain-containing protein — protein sequence MTVEHSGGGDPDRSLRLLWRDRHAEPEPARGRKPRLSLEVIVAAAIRIADADGLPAASMHRVAKELGAGTMTLYSYVPAKDELLDLMVDAVLCEYALPGPGEPRPPCWREQVELYSERTRQTYRRHPWLRQVSMTRPALGPGMMRRQEYLLSALAGIGLTHRQMAAAANSIATFVNSNAAVEADTAHLERVTGQSTDTWWHQRQSFWENYFDTEANPTIVEVWENEGFELGAREAAAEAYDFGLHRLLDGIEALVGRGKPGEGLPRAADQVP from the coding sequence GTGACGGTGGAACACAGTGGTGGTGGTGACCCGGACCGCAGCCTGCGGCTGCTCTGGCGGGACCGGCACGCCGAGCCGGAGCCCGCCAGGGGCCGCAAGCCGCGGCTGAGCCTGGAGGTGATCGTCGCCGCGGCGATCCGGATCGCCGACGCCGACGGCCTGCCCGCGGCGTCGATGCACCGGGTGGCCAAGGAGCTGGGCGCGGGCACGATGACGCTCTACTCCTATGTGCCGGCGAAGGACGAATTGCTCGATCTGATGGTCGACGCGGTGCTGTGCGAGTACGCCCTGCCGGGTCCGGGTGAGCCGCGGCCGCCGTGCTGGCGCGAGCAGGTCGAGCTGTACTCCGAGCGCACGCGGCAGACCTACCGGCGTCACCCGTGGCTGCGGCAGGTGTCGATGACGCGGCCCGCGCTGGGGCCGGGGATGATGCGCCGCCAGGAGTACCTGCTGTCCGCGCTGGCCGGGATCGGGCTGACGCACCGGCAGATGGCCGCGGCGGCGAACAGCATCGCGACCTTCGTGAACTCGAACGCCGCGGTCGAGGCCGACACCGCCCACCTGGAGCGGGTCACCGGGCAGAGCACCGACACCTGGTGGCACCAGCGGCAATCCTTCTGGGAGAACTACTTCGACACCGAGGCCAATCCGACCATCGTCGAGGTGTGGGAGAACGAGGGCTTCGAGCTGGGTGCGCGTGAAGCGGCGGCCGAGGCCTACGACTTCGGGCTCCACCGGCTGCTCGACGGGATCGAGGCGCTGGTGGGCCGGGGGAAGCCGGGCGAGGGCCTCCCCCGGGCCGCCGATCAGGTGCCGTAG
- a CDS encoding helix-turn-helix transcriptional regulator has protein sequence MTDAKPATARLLSLLSLLQTPREWSGSELAGRLGVSPRTIRRDVDRLRDLGYPVEASMGAEGGYRLVAGAAIPPLLLDDEEAVAITLGLRTAAGNAITGIEEASVRALTKLEQVLPSRLRYRVGALSGATVPTLTPGTSMVDPAVLTTIAAAIANRERLRFAYLTNEGADGKRHAEPHRLVSAGRRWYLVAFDLERDDWRIYRADRVRDPLATGARAQPRELPGGDAAEFLTSRMYSLVPVYEADATLHLPIEQARARLGDPAGTLEPIDEHTCRLRGYGDTLEWLASRLVMLGCEFEVHGPPELIGHLREIAGRAGRASGVACEGGDGDAVIR, from the coding sequence ATGACCGACGCCAAGCCCGCCACCGCACGGCTGCTCAGCCTGCTCTCGCTGCTGCAGACGCCGCGTGAATGGTCCGGCAGCGAGCTGGCCGGGCGCCTCGGGGTCAGCCCGCGCACCATCCGGCGTGACGTCGACCGGCTGCGCGACCTCGGGTACCCGGTCGAAGCCAGCATGGGTGCCGAAGGCGGCTACCGCCTCGTCGCCGGGGCGGCCATCCCGCCGCTGCTGCTCGACGACGAGGAAGCCGTCGCCATCACCCTCGGCCTGCGCACCGCGGCGGGCAACGCGATCACCGGCATCGAGGAAGCGTCGGTGCGGGCGCTGACCAAACTCGAACAGGTGCTGCCCTCACGCCTGCGGTACCGCGTGGGCGCGCTCAGCGGCGCCACCGTGCCCACGCTGACCCCGGGCACCTCGATGGTCGACCCGGCCGTGCTGACCACGATCGCCGCGGCGATCGCCAACCGTGAACGGCTGCGCTTCGCCTACCTCACCAACGAAGGCGCCGACGGCAAACGCCACGCCGAGCCACACCGCCTGGTCTCCGCCGGGCGCCGATGGTATCTGGTCGCCTTCGACCTCGAGCGTGACGACTGGCGCATCTACCGCGCCGACCGCGTCCGCGACCCCCTCGCCACCGGTGCCCGCGCCCAGCCCCGCGAACTGCCCGGCGGCGACGCGGCCGAGTTCCTCACCAGCCGGATGTACTCCCTCGTCCCCGTCTACGAAGCCGACGCCACCCTGCACCTGCCGATCGAGCAGGCCCGCGCCCGCCTCGGCGACCCCGCGGGCACCCTCGAACCGATCGACGAGCACACCTGCCGCCTGCGCGGATACGGCGACACCCTGGAATGGCTCGCCTCCCGGCTGGTGATGCTCGGCTGCGAGTTCGAGGTGCACGGGCCACCCGAGCTGATCGGGCACCTGCGGGAGATCGCGGGCAGGGCGGGCCGCGCCAGTGGGGTCGCTTGCGAGGGCGGCGACGGGGATGCTGTGATTCGGTGA
- a CDS encoding CGNR zinc finger domain-containing protein: protein MHFNPYGGSAAQVAAGLVNLGHAPAAELVAMMRSHGMSLRRLSAADAAAVADWGDRLRPVFAESDVDKRVDVVNELLADSACRPFISRHDGLAAHLHYASEESGAVRRLQAYTAGGLAHLLCEEPERLGTCDRPGCGTVYVDTSRNGRRRYCTTKCATRVYVAEHRDRRRAG from the coding sequence GTGCACTTCAACCCTTACGGCGGTTCCGCGGCCCAGGTGGCCGCCGGGCTGGTCAACCTCGGGCACGCCCCGGCGGCGGAGCTGGTGGCGATGATGCGCTCGCACGGGATGTCGTTGCGGCGCTTGAGCGCGGCCGACGCCGCGGCGGTGGCGGACTGGGGCGACCGGCTGCGCCCGGTGTTCGCCGAGTCCGATGTGGACAAGCGGGTGGACGTGGTGAACGAGCTGCTCGCGGATTCGGCGTGCCGCCCGTTCATCTCACGGCACGACGGGCTGGCCGCGCACCTGCACTACGCCAGCGAGGAGTCGGGCGCGGTCCGGCGGTTGCAGGCCTACACCGCGGGCGGACTGGCGCACCTGCTCTGCGAGGAGCCCGAACGCCTGGGCACCTGCGACCGCCCGGGTTGCGGCACCGTCTACGTCGACACCTCCCGCAACGGCCGCCGCCGCTACTGCACCACGAAGTGCGCCACACGCGTCTACGTCGCCGAACACCGCGACCGCCGCCGCGCCGGTTGA
- a CDS encoding NAD(P)H-binding protein → MTILVTGATGSVGRLVVDELVALGAPVRALTVNPEKAALPPEVEVVTGYLGRPTTLPAALKGIDAVYLAPLPDTVEDFTALALEAGVGRVVALSGSNADEEEREGSSGAHYIKVERAVEAAGFDWTFVRPGVFANNTLGWADEIKASGTVSSAYPHAAQTPIDLRDIARVAAKVLTESGHTGRRYPLSGPESITQAGQVEAIAAALGTGIRFHELTREEHRERWLGYGIPAEVADWLLDGFAEATEHPQVPEPGYEELMGHPGTTYAQWAADNAEAFR, encoded by the coding sequence GTGACGATTCTGGTCACGGGAGCCACCGGCAGCGTCGGACGCCTGGTCGTCGACGAACTGGTGGCACTGGGGGCGCCGGTACGGGCGTTGACCGTGAACCCGGAGAAGGCGGCTCTGCCGCCCGAAGTGGAGGTGGTCACCGGCTACCTCGGGCGGCCGACCACCCTGCCCGCCGCGCTGAAGGGGATCGACGCGGTCTACCTGGCACCGCTGCCGGACACGGTGGAGGACTTCACCGCGCTGGCGCTGGAGGCCGGCGTGGGCCGGGTGGTGGCGCTGTCGGGCAGCAACGCCGACGAAGAGGAACGCGAGGGCTCCAGCGGAGCCCACTACATCAAGGTCGAGCGCGCGGTGGAGGCCGCGGGTTTCGACTGGACCTTCGTCCGGCCCGGTGTGTTCGCCAACAACACGCTGGGCTGGGCGGACGAGATCAAGGCCAGCGGGACGGTCAGCTCGGCCTACCCGCACGCCGCGCAGACCCCGATCGACCTGCGTGACATCGCCAGGGTCGCGGCGAAGGTGCTCACCGAAAGCGGGCACACCGGCCGCAGGTACCCGCTCAGCGGCCCGGAGTCGATCACCCAGGCCGGGCAGGTCGAGGCCATCGCCGCCGCACTGGGCACCGGCATCCGGTTCCACGAGCTGACCAGGGAGGAACACCGCGAGCGCTGGCTCGGCTACGGCATCCCCGCCGAAGTGGCCGACTGGCTGCTCGACGGGTTCGCCGAAGCCACCGAACACCCGCAGGTACCCGAACCCGGGTACGAAGAACTGATGGGACACCCCGGCACCACCTACGCGCAGTGGGCCGCCGACAACGCCGAGGCCTTCCGCTGA
- a CDS encoding NADPH-dependent FMN reductase yields the protein MSERFRIAVLVASVRKGRFAPVVADWFTGQAALHPKIVVDLVDLAQLPFPGAELSARLGAADGLVILTPEYNHSFPGPLKTALDSIGTELRGKPVAFVSYGGLSGGLRAVEALRVVLAELHAVTVRETVSFHGAGAQFTPDGEPKDAKAVNDAAAVLLGQLVWWARALRAARAEHAYGT from the coding sequence ATGTCCGAGCGCTTCCGGATAGCCGTACTCGTCGCCAGTGTCCGCAAAGGACGGTTCGCCCCGGTGGTCGCGGACTGGTTCACCGGCCAGGCCGCGCTCCACCCGAAGATCGTCGTGGACCTCGTCGACCTGGCGCAGCTCCCGTTCCCCGGCGCGGAACTGTCCGCGCGCCTGGGTGCCGCGGACGGGCTGGTGATTCTCACCCCGGAGTACAACCACAGCTTCCCCGGACCGCTGAAGACCGCGCTGGACTCGATCGGCACGGAACTGCGCGGCAAACCGGTCGCGTTCGTCAGCTACGGCGGGCTCTCCGGCGGCCTGCGTGCGGTCGAAGCCCTGCGGGTCGTGCTGGCCGAACTGCACGCGGTCACCGTGCGCGAGACCGTCAGCTTCCACGGCGCCGGCGCGCAGTTCACCCCCGACGGCGAACCCAAGGACGCCAAGGCGGTCAACGACGCGGCCGCGGTCCTGCTCGGGCAACTGGTGTGGTGGGCGCGGGCGCTGCGCGCGGCCCGCGCCGAGCACGCCTACGGCACCTGA
- a CDS encoding SPFH domain-containing protein, whose product MSTAALIVVAIVVLLVIVTVAKAIMVVPQAQSAVIERLGRFRTVAAPGLNFLVPFLDKVRARIDLREQVVSFPPQPVITQDNLTVSIDTVVYFQVTDSRAAVYEISNYIVGVEQLTTTTLRNLVGGMSLEETLTSRDQINGQLRGVLDEATGRWGIRVARVELKAIDPPPSIQDSMEKQMRADREKRAMILTAEGQRESAIKTAEGQKQSQILAAEGAKQAAILAAEAERQSRILRAQGERAARYLQAQGQAKAIEKVFAAIKAGRPTPEVLAYQYLQTLPQMAQGDSNKVWMVPSDYGKALEGFARSLGTPGDDGVFRYEPPAYDDAERPPVEDEEVADWFDTSTDPRVAEAVRAAEAVARQEVPSPLTAPRTTPPALAALRGDTEPQAEPEPTERQQPPAPSPEQPAQLPPSQQQRPARPFPQAQPPYQQQPPPPQNPPSGPFPGQGPGNGPYSGPPRQQ is encoded by the coding sequence TTGTCAACCGCAGCGTTAATCGTCGTCGCGATCGTGGTGCTGCTGGTGATCGTCACCGTCGCGAAGGCGATCATGGTGGTCCCGCAGGCGCAGTCGGCGGTGATCGAGCGACTGGGCAGATTCCGCACCGTGGCCGCGCCCGGCCTGAACTTCCTGGTCCCGTTCCTGGACAAGGTGCGCGCCCGGATCGACCTGCGTGAACAGGTGGTCTCCTTCCCGCCCCAGCCGGTGATCACCCAGGACAACCTGACGGTGTCCATCGACACGGTGGTCTACTTCCAGGTCACCGACTCCCGCGCGGCGGTCTACGAGATCTCGAACTACATCGTCGGTGTCGAGCAGTTGACCACCACCACGCTGCGGAACCTGGTCGGTGGCATGAGCCTGGAAGAGACGCTGACCTCGCGCGACCAGATCAACGGCCAGCTGCGCGGCGTGCTCGACGAGGCCACCGGCCGCTGGGGCATCCGTGTGGCCCGCGTGGAGCTGAAGGCGATCGACCCGCCGCCGTCCATTCAGGACTCGATGGAAAAGCAGATGCGCGCCGACCGGGAGAAGCGCGCGATGATCCTGACCGCCGAAGGGCAGCGGGAGTCCGCGATCAAGACCGCGGAAGGGCAGAAGCAGAGCCAGATCCTCGCCGCCGAGGGTGCCAAGCAGGCGGCGATCCTGGCCGCCGAGGCCGAGCGGCAGTCGCGGATCCTGCGGGCCCAGGGTGAGCGGGCCGCCCGCTACCTGCAGGCGCAGGGGCAGGCCAAGGCCATCGAGAAGGTGTTCGCCGCGATCAAGGCCGGGCGCCCGACGCCCGAGGTGCTGGCCTACCAGTACCTGCAGACGCTGCCGCAGATGGCGCAGGGCGACTCGAACAAGGTCTGGATGGTGCCCAGCGACTACGGCAAGGCGCTCGAAGGGTTCGCCCGCTCGCTCGGCACGCCCGGCGACGACGGGGTGTTCCGCTACGAGCCGCCCGCCTACGACGACGCCGAGCGCCCGCCGGTCGAGGACGAAGAGGTGGCCGACTGGTTCGACACCTCCACCGACCCGCGGGTCGCCGAAGCGGTCCGCGCCGCCGAAGCCGTGGCCCGGCAGGAAGTGCCGAGCCCGCTGACCGCGCCGCGCACCACCCCGCCGGCGCTCGCCGCGCTGCGCGGGGACACCGAGCCGCAGGCCGAGCCGGAACCGACCGAGCGCCAGCAGCCGCCGGCCCCGTCGCCGGAGCAGCCCGCGCAGTTGCCGCCGTCGCAGCAGCAGCGCCCGGCGCGGCCGTTCCCGCAGGCACAGCCGCCCTACCAGCAGCAGCCGCCTCCGCCGCAGAACCCGCCGAGCGGGCCGTTCCCCGGGCAGGGCCCCGGCAACGGGCCGTACTCGGGTCCGCCGCGACAGCAGTGA
- a CDS encoding ATP-binding cassette domain-containing protein translates to MPQTDHIRITGARENNLKNVSLDIPKRQITVFTGVSGSGKSSMVFDTIAAEAQRQLNETFTAFARNFLPSYGQPDLDEIENISAAIIIDQKRLGGNSRSTVGTITDINPLLRLLFSRAGQPPAGYSNAFSFNDPQGMCPECDGLGRAVQLDLDKFLDRSKSLNEGAVQHPDFAVGGWVLGTYTGSGYFDNDKPLTDYGEAEWQQLLHGEGKLVMQWQGGSMNARYEGLVDRFTRLYIKKDGMSDRNREIFLRFVTTRVCPACEGTRLSRAALDCRIEGYNIADFTAMETGELVTVLGKLEVPTAKTVLDSLVDRIGNLVAIGLGYLSLDRETTTLSGGESQRIKMVRHLSSSLIEMMYIFDEPSVGLHARDVHRLNELLIKLRDKGNTVLVVEHDPDVIAIADHVVDMGPHAGARGGEVVFEGSVAELAKADTLTGRFLRDRLPLKTSPRSPSGWFTVAGATSHNLKNVTVNFPAGVLTVVTGVAGSGKSSLVNDAFLAEHPDAIVIDQAAVGTSRRSNTATYTGLLDGIRKLFAKASGVSPSLFSANSKGACENCQGLGVIYTDLAFMDGLKSVCEICRGRRFSDDVLEHKLRGRSISDVLEMTAAEAVEFFTEKKLREVLRAVNDVGLDYLKLGQPLSTLSGGECQRIKLATELHKAGSVYVMDEPTTGLHMSDVGHLLEIMERLVDRGNTVIVIEHNLDVVRNADWIVDLGPEGGSGGGTVLFEGPPADLLRTTGSHTAEFLRRDLSA, encoded by the coding sequence ATGCCGCAGACCGACCACATCCGGATCACCGGAGCCAGGGAGAACAACCTCAAGAACGTGTCGCTGGACATCCCCAAGCGGCAGATCACCGTGTTCACCGGCGTGTCCGGCTCCGGCAAGTCCTCGATGGTCTTCGACACCATCGCCGCCGAGGCCCAGCGCCAGCTCAACGAAACCTTCACCGCGTTCGCGCGGAACTTCCTGCCCAGCTACGGCCAGCCCGACCTCGACGAGATCGAGAACATCTCGGCCGCGATCATCATCGACCAGAAGCGGCTCGGCGGGAACTCCCGCTCGACCGTGGGCACCATCACCGACATCAACCCGCTGCTGCGCCTGCTGTTCTCCCGGGCAGGGCAGCCGCCCGCCGGGTACTCCAACGCCTTCTCCTTCAACGACCCGCAGGGCATGTGCCCGGAGTGCGACGGCCTCGGCCGGGCCGTGCAACTGGACCTGGACAAGTTCCTCGACCGGTCGAAGTCGCTGAACGAGGGCGCGGTCCAGCACCCCGACTTCGCCGTCGGCGGCTGGGTGCTGGGCACCTACACCGGCTCCGGGTACTTCGACAACGACAAGCCGCTGACCGACTACGGCGAAGCCGAGTGGCAGCAGCTCCTGCACGGCGAGGGCAAGCTCGTCATGCAGTGGCAGGGCGGGTCGATGAACGCCAGGTACGAGGGCCTGGTGGACCGGTTCACCCGGCTCTACATCAAGAAGGACGGCATGTCCGACCGCAACCGCGAGATCTTCCTGCGGTTCGTCACCACCCGGGTGTGCCCTGCGTGCGAGGGCACCCGGCTCAGCCGGGCCGCGCTCGACTGCCGCATCGAGGGCTACAACATCGCCGACTTCACCGCGATGGAGACCGGTGAGCTGGTCACCGTGCTCGGCAAGCTCGAGGTGCCCACCGCGAAGACCGTGCTGGACAGCCTCGTCGACCGGATCGGCAACCTGGTCGCCATCGGCCTGGGCTACCTCAGCCTGGACCGCGAGACCACCACGCTCTCGGGCGGGGAGTCCCAGCGGATCAAGATGGTCCGGCACCTGTCCAGCAGCCTGATCGAAATGATGTACATCTTCGACGAGCCCAGCGTCGGGCTGCACGCGCGGGACGTGCACCGGCTCAACGAGCTGCTGATCAAGTTGCGGGACAAGGGCAACACCGTGCTCGTGGTGGAACACGACCCCGACGTGATCGCGATCGCCGACCACGTGGTGGACATGGGCCCGCACGCCGGAGCACGCGGCGGCGAGGTCGTCTTCGAGGGCAGCGTCGCCGAGCTGGCCAAGGCCGACACGCTGACCGGGCGGTTCCTGCGTGACCGGCTACCGCTCAAGACCTCGCCGCGGTCGCCGTCGGGCTGGTTCACCGTCGCCGGCGCCACCAGCCACAACCTCAAGAACGTCACGGTGAACTTCCCGGCCGGGGTGCTCACCGTGGTCACCGGGGTGGCGGGCTCGGGCAAGAGCTCACTGGTCAACGACGCGTTCCTCGCCGAGCACCCGGACGCCATCGTGATCGACCAGGCCGCCGTCGGCACCTCGCGGCGGTCGAACACGGCGACCTACACCGGCCTGCTCGACGGCATCCGCAAGCTGTTCGCCAAGGCCAGCGGCGTCAGCCCGTCGCTGTTCAGCGCCAACTCCAAGGGCGCCTGCGAGAACTGCCAGGGCCTCGGGGTGATCTACACCGACCTGGCGTTCATGGACGGGCTGAAGTCGGTGTGCGAGATCTGCCGCGGGCGGCGGTTCTCCGACGACGTGCTCGAGCACAAGCTGCGCGGCCGGTCGATCAGCGACGTGCTGGAGATGACCGCGGCCGAGGCCGTCGAGTTCTTCACCGAGAAGAAACTGCGGGAGGTGCTGCGCGCGGTCAACGACGTCGGGCTGGACTACCTGAAACTGGGGCAGCCGCTGAGCACGCTGTCCGGGGGCGAGTGCCAGCGCATCAAGCTCGCCACCGAACTGCACAAGGCGGGCTCGGTGTACGTGATGGACGAGCCGACCACCGGGCTGCACATGTCCGACGTCGGGCACCTGCTGGAGATCATGGAACGACTGGTGGACCGGGGGAACACGGTGATCGTCATCGAGCACAACCTCGACGTCGTCCGCAACGCCGACTGGATCGTCGACCTCGGCCCCGAAGGCGGCAGCGGCGGCGGAACCGTGTTGTTCGAAGGCCCGCCCGCGGACCTGCTGCGCACCACCGGCTCCCACACCGCCGAATTCCTGCGGCGGGACCTGTCCGCCTGA
- a CDS encoding SGNH/GDSL hydrolase family protein, which translates to MSKRLVAVGDSFTEGVGDDDPASPNGVRGWADRVAEVLAAGDEEFRYANLAVRGRLLRPILAEQVEPALDLKPDLVTLYAGGNDLMRPKVDIDALMELYDDAVARLTATGAVVVLFTGVDGVGDALFRKMRGRVAIYNEFVREISARHGTLLVDMWAMRQLRDRRLWAPDRLHLNSLGHQEIAIAVLDALGAAHPLEGVALGPAETATARIRRRENLRWAREHALPWVGRRLRGESSGDNLRPKRPELGPY; encoded by the coding sequence GTGAGCAAGCGCTTAGTTGCAGTGGGCGACTCCTTCACCGAGGGAGTCGGGGACGACGATCCCGCGTCGCCGAACGGGGTGCGGGGGTGGGCCGACCGGGTCGCCGAGGTGCTCGCGGCCGGGGACGAGGAGTTCCGGTACGCCAACCTCGCGGTGCGTGGCCGGTTGCTCCGGCCGATCCTGGCCGAGCAGGTGGAGCCGGCGCTGGACCTCAAACCCGATCTGGTCACGCTCTACGCGGGCGGCAACGACCTGATGCGGCCCAAGGTGGACATCGACGCCCTGATGGAGCTCTACGACGACGCCGTCGCGCGGCTGACCGCGACCGGCGCGGTGGTGGTGCTGTTCACCGGGGTGGACGGGGTCGGGGACGCGTTGTTCCGCAAGATGCGCGGGCGGGTGGCCATCTACAACGAGTTCGTCCGCGAGATCTCCGCGCGCCACGGCACGCTGCTGGTGGACATGTGGGCGATGCGGCAGTTGCGGGACCGGCGGCTGTGGGCGCCCGACCGGCTGCACCTGAACTCGCTGGGACACCAGGAGATCGCGATCGCGGTGCTGGACGCCCTGGGCGCCGCGCACCCGCTGGAAGGGGTCGCGCTGGGACCGGCGGAGACGGCGACCGCGCGGATCCGCCGCCGGGAGAACCTGCGGTGGGCGCGGGAGCACGCGCTGCCGTGGGTGGGCAGGCGCCTGCGGGGCGAGTCCTCCGGGGACAACCTGCGGCCCAAGCGCCCGGAGCTGGGCCCGTACTGA